From Pseudomonas sp. StFLB209, a single genomic window includes:
- a CDS encoding MbtH family protein, with the protein MTSVFDREDILFQVVVNHEEQYSIWPDYKEIPNGWRTVGKSGFKKECLAYIEEVWTDMRPLSLRKHMEEQARLKQEAQAAH; encoded by the coding sequence ATGACCTCAGTATTCGATCGTGAAGACATCCTGTTCCAGGTGGTGGTCAACCACGAAGAGCAGTACTCCATCTGGCCTGACTACAAGGAAATTCCGAACGGCTGGCGCACCGTGGGCAAGAGCGGCTTCAAGAAAGAGTGCCTGGCCTACATCGAAGAAGTCTGGACCGACATGCGCCCGCTGAGCCTGCGCAAACACATGGAAGAGCAGGCGCGCCTCAAGCAAGAAGCCCAGGCCGCTCACTGA
- a CDS encoding aspartate aminotransferase family protein: MSTAFAESPTKAQDEDKDYHFEDNPILARQKQQESNARSYPRRIPLALKRARGIHVEDVEGRIFIDCLAGAGTLALGHNHPVITNAIRQVLDDELPLHTLDLSTPIKDRFVQDLFAVLPPALSAKAKIQFTGPTGTDAVEAALKLVRIATGRSTVLAFHGGYHGMSQGALSLMGNLKAKTPLGSLLSTGVQFMPFPYDYRCPFGQGGEAGVQTNLHYLENLLSDPESGVQPPAGIIVEVVQGEGGVIPAANSWLRGLREITARHKIPLIIDEIQSGFARTGKLFAFEHAGIIPDVVVMSKAIGGSLPLAVMVYQDWLDAWQPGAHAGTFRGNQMAMAAGSAVIRYIEQHNLVQHAADMGQRLRSHLLELQQRVPQLGDVRGLGLMLGVELVDPDGKPDAQGHAPHNGALASRVQRECLKRGLILELGGRHGSVVRFLPPLIISAEQVDQVGRIFAKAVQAAILSA, encoded by the coding sequence ATGAGCACAGCGTTTGCCGAAAGCCCGACCAAGGCCCAGGACGAAGACAAGGATTACCACTTCGAAGACAACCCCATCCTGGCCCGGCAAAAGCAGCAGGAATCCAATGCCCGCAGCTACCCGCGACGCATTCCGCTGGCGCTCAAGCGCGCCCGTGGCATTCATGTCGAAGACGTCGAAGGGCGGATCTTCATCGACTGCCTGGCCGGCGCCGGCACCCTGGCCTTGGGGCATAACCACCCGGTGATCACCAACGCCATTCGTCAGGTGCTCGACGACGAACTGCCGCTGCACACCCTGGACCTCAGCACGCCGATCAAGGACCGCTTCGTCCAGGACCTGTTTGCCGTACTGCCGCCTGCGCTGTCGGCCAAGGCCAAGATCCAGTTCACCGGCCCTACCGGCACCGATGCGGTGGAAGCGGCGCTGAAACTGGTGCGCATCGCCACCGGTCGCAGCACCGTACTGGCCTTCCACGGCGGCTACCACGGCATGAGCCAGGGCGCGCTGAGCCTGATGGGCAACCTCAAGGCCAAAACCCCGCTGGGTTCGCTGCTCAGCACCGGCGTGCAGTTCATGCCATTCCCCTACGACTACCGCTGCCCGTTCGGCCAGGGTGGCGAAGCCGGGGTGCAGACCAACCTGCATTACCTGGAAAACCTGCTCAGCGACCCGGAAAGCGGCGTCCAGCCACCGGCGGGGATCATCGTTGAAGTGGTGCAGGGCGAAGGCGGAGTCATTCCGGCGGCCAACAGCTGGCTGCGCGGCCTGCGCGAGATCACCGCCCGGCACAAGATTCCGCTGATCATCGACGAAATCCAGAGCGGCTTCGCTCGCACCGGTAAACTGTTCGCCTTCGAACACGCCGGCATCATCCCCGACGTGGTAGTGATGTCCAAAGCCATCGGCGGCAGCCTGCCGCTGGCGGTGATGGTCTACCAGGACTGGCTCGATGCCTGGCAGCCCGGCGCCCACGCCGGCACCTTCCGCGGCAACCAGATGGCCATGGCCGCAGGCTCGGCGGTGATCCGCTACATCGAACAACACAACCTGGTGCAGCACGCCGCCGACATGGGCCAGCGCCTGCGCAGCCACCTGCTCGAGCTGCAACAGCGCGTACCGCAACTGGGCGATGTACGCGGCCTGGGGTTGATGCTCGGTGTTGAACTGGTCGACCCCGACGGCAAACCGGATGCTCAAGGCCATGCGCCGCACAACGGCGCGCTGGCCAGTCGGGTTCAGCGCGAATGCCTCAAACGTGGGTTGATCCTCGAACTGGGCGGCCGCCACGGCAGCGTGGTGCGTTTTCTGCCACCGCTGATCATCAGCGCCGAACAGGTCGACCAGGTCGGGCGGATCTTTGCCAAGGCCGTGCAGGCGGCGATTCTCTCAGCCTGA
- a CDS encoding thioesterase II family protein: MTTVQLFCLPYSGASAMVYSRWRRKLPEWLSVQPVELPGRGARLGEPLQTDMQALARQLVKELIPRINGPYALFGHSLGALLAFEMAHALREFGAPEPVSLFASGTAAPSQRDDYAKGFADPKTDDELKTELRELNGTPQEVLDNDELMALTLPILRADFRLCGIYEYRQRPRLSCPVHVLGGKEDKATQEQLIAWQLESSANFSLEMLPGKHFFIREQEAKVLRILRSSLEVDLRKYQRLTDVGATLVAKAVCQAL; this comes from the coding sequence ATGACAACCGTGCAACTCTTCTGCCTGCCGTATTCTGGCGCCAGCGCCATGGTCTATAGCCGCTGGCGGCGCAAGCTGCCCGAGTGGCTGAGCGTGCAGCCAGTCGAGCTGCCCGGTCGTGGCGCGCGCCTCGGCGAGCCGCTGCAGACCGACATGCAGGCGCTGGCCCGGCAACTGGTCAAGGAACTGATTCCGCGCATCAACGGCCCTTACGCCTTGTTCGGGCACAGCCTCGGCGCACTGTTGGCCTTTGAGATGGCCCATGCCCTGCGCGAGTTTGGCGCGCCCGAGCCGGTCTCACTGTTCGCCTCCGGCACCGCCGCGCCGAGCCAGCGCGACGACTATGCCAAAGGCTTTGCCGACCCGAAGACCGACGACGAACTCAAGACCGAACTGCGCGAGCTCAACGGCACCCCGCAAGAGGTGCTGGACAACGACGAGCTGATGGCCCTGACGCTACCCATTCTGCGGGCGGATTTTCGTCTGTGCGGAATTTATGAGTATCGGCAACGACCGCGTCTGAGCTGCCCGGTCCATGTACTGGGCGGCAAGGAAGACAAGGCCACCCAGGAGCAGTTGATCGCCTGGCAACTGGAGAGCAGCGCCAACTTCTCTCTGGAAATGCTGCCGGGCAAGCACTTCTTCATCCGTGAGCAGGAAGCCAAGGTGCTACGGATTCTGCGCTCCAGTCTGGAAGTGGATTTACGCAAATATCAGAGGCTCACAGATGTGGGAGCGACCTTGGTCGCGAAGGCTGTGTGCCAGGCGCTATAA
- a CDS encoding siderophore-interacting protein, whose product MSSLTQTLRNAVQKIIPSKKPSYRIFDIELKQRIEISPSLTRFVFTGPEVQLMNTLAPDQRVKMLFPGTDGVAPQLPHDGNWHQTLRSLAPENKPPMRTYTIRALRREQAEVDVEFVLHGETGPASSWATHARPGDRLQMVAPDGAQGGDPGGYEWQPPAGIRHVLLIGDETALPAIAGILEQLSDWPQPPQVQAFIEVPHATDRQQIRQPANAQVNWLVRDELGLGHGEGMRRAALELATLPESAARAAKPQKLAEVDVDTQILWDRARSADQEFYAWVAGESAAVMTIRRHLVGELGLDKRALTFMGYWRLGRVLD is encoded by the coding sequence ATGTCTTCCCTGACACAAACCCTGCGCAACGCTGTGCAGAAGATCATCCCGAGCAAAAAGCCCAGCTACCGGATCTTCGATATCGAGCTCAAGCAACGCATCGAGATCAGCCCATCGCTGACCCGCTTTGTCTTCACCGGCCCCGAGGTGCAGTTGATGAACACCCTGGCGCCCGACCAGCGGGTCAAGATGCTGTTCCCAGGCACAGACGGCGTAGCGCCCCAGCTCCCCCACGACGGTAACTGGCATCAGACCCTGCGCAGCCTGGCCCCGGAGAACAAGCCGCCGATGCGCACCTACACCATCCGTGCCTTGCGCCGTGAGCAGGCCGAAGTGGATGTGGAGTTCGTGCTGCATGGCGAGACGGGTCCGGCGTCGAGCTGGGCAACCCATGCCAGGCCCGGTGACCGCTTGCAGATGGTTGCGCCGGATGGCGCGCAAGGCGGCGATCCGGGCGGTTATGAATGGCAGCCGCCAGCAGGCATTCGGCATGTGTTGCTGATTGGCGATGAAACGGCGCTGCCAGCGATTGCCGGAATCCTTGAGCAGTTGAGCGACTGGCCGCAGCCACCGCAAGTGCAGGCGTTTATCGAGGTGCCGCATGCCACGGACCGTCAGCAGATCCGCCAACCGGCCAATGCTCAGGTGAACTGGCTGGTCCGTGATGAGCTGGGGCTGGGTCATGGCGAGGGTATGCGCCGCGCCGCGCTGGAGCTGGCCACGCTGCCGGAATCGGCGGCACGAGCCGCTAAACCGCAGAAGCTTGCAGAGGTGGATGTGGATACTCAGATTCTTTGGGATCGGGCCAGGTCGGCCGATCAGGAATTTTATGCCTGGGTGGCTGGTGAGTCAGCAGCGGTCATGACGATCCGTCGGCACCTGGTCGGTGAGCTGGGGCTGGATAAACGCGCCCTCACCTTCATGGGTTACTGGCGGCTGGGGCGGGTTCTGGACTGA